TGTTGGGATTTGGGGTGTGGGTCTTGCTCCCACAGGCGATAAGGACCCTTATGCACTGCGGCGCCATGCCTTGGGGATTTGCCGTCTGCTATTAGAAAAGAATTTACCACTCAATCTCAAGCAACTGATTGGGCTTGCGAAGCAGCAGTTTTCAAATCTAGTTTTGAAGGTCGAGGTTGATGAAGAAGTTATCTATCAGTTTATTCTGGATCGATTAAAAGCATATTTAAAAGATCAAGCCGTTGATGGCGCTACATTTAGCCCCTTAGAAATTGATGCGGTCCTGAGCACCCATCCGCAAAAACTCAACGATCTCATTGCACGTTTACTGGCCATTCGAAGTTTCAATCAATTACCGCAAGCGGCCGCGCTCGCTGGAGCCAATAAGCGAATTAGTAACATCCTGAAGAAGGTCGATGGCAAAGTGAGTGCAGAGATCAATCCAAGTTTGCTCACGATTGCAGCAGAAAAAAATTTATACACGGCTCTTACTCAATTACAACCACGCCTTGATCAAAAACTTCAAGCCCAACAATTGATTGGTCTATTGCAAGATCTAGTCTCACTCAGTAAGCCAGTCGATCAATTCTTTGCAGATGTTATGGTGATGGATGAGAACATCGAGCTTCGAAATAATCGTCTTGCCCTACTGCAACGCCTCCACCAACAAATGAATTTAGTCGCCGATATTGGCAAACTTGCATGACCGTTAAAGCTGATAAGCTCATTATTTTGGATCGTGATGGAGTAATTAATCAAGATCGCGACGATTATGTGAAGTCATGCGATGAGTGGATCCCGATTCCCAATAGCCTAGAGGCAATCGCGCTACTCTCTCAGGCGGGCTATATCCTAACCATTGCCACCAACCAGTCGGGTATCGCCCGTGGGTATTACAGCCTCAATGAGTTACATGCGATGCACCAGAAAATGATGGATTTGCTTAAACCACTGAGCGGCAAGATAGATAGTATTTTCTTTTGCCCCCACACCGATGCCGATCAATGCGATTGCCGCAAGCCCAAACCGGGCTTAATGCACCAAATTGCAAACCGTTATTTAAAAAGTCCTGAAAACCCTGCTTTGCCATTAAGCAATGTTCCCATCGTGGGCGATTCACTGCGCGATCTTTTAGCAGGAACGGCTCTTGGCGCCACTCCGCACTTGGTCCTAACAGGAAAAGGCCGGGGTGTTACCAGATCTGAATTACCTAGCAATACACAGATCCATGAAGATTTAATGAGTTTTGCACAATCGATCTTGGCTCACTCATGATTTGGCTTCGTTCACTCCTTTTTTTGATTAGTCTTGTAACGTACACGCCGTTCTATGCGGTTTTTTGCTTAATTACATTTCCGTTTCTAAACGAGCATACACGCTATCGCATCATTCAGTTCTGGGGTCGAAGTATTATCTTTTTCCTGGAAGTCTTTTGTGGGGTTCGGTTTGAAGTTCTAGGAAAAGAAAACATTCAGGCAGTGATTGATCAGCCTGTGGTGATTCTTAGCAAGCATCAATCGGCTTGGGAAACCATTGCGTTTTTACAGATCTTTCCTAAAGATCTCTGCTATGTTTTTAAACGTGAACTACTTTGGATTCCGTTTTTTGGTTGGGTGATTGGCTTACTGAATATGATTCATATCAATCGCTCCGATGCGGGCGGCTCCGCAATATCGGTTGCTAATCAAGGTAAGGAGCGTTTAAAAGCAGGTAAATGGATGATTTTGTTTCCAGAGGGCACCCGTACCCCCATTGGATCCCATAAACCCTATCGCAAAGGCGGGGCCCGCTTAGCCGGACTCACGGGAGCAACCATATTACCGGTCGCCCATAATGCCGGTCGCTACTGGCCACGAAATAGTTTTTTGAAGTACCCTGGGCTCATTACAGTCTCCATTGGACCGTCAATCCCCTCCCAAGGCAAATCTGGGGATCAATTACACGAGGCTGTAGAAACCTGGATCGAGGGTGAAATGCGACGAATTGACCCGGCGGCTTATCAAGCCAAATAATTATTTTTCTGACAGCATCAACGCCCACTGAACATAACGCTCCACTGAAATATCTTGGGCACGCGCTTTTAGTTCCGTATCGGTCAGATTTAATTGCTCAGAAACACTCTGTAAATTACTGCGTAGCATTTTGCGACGCTGAGAAAAAGCCAAGGCTACAATTTGACTGAGCGCATCCCATTGAGCTGGTGTTAAAGAAAAATCGGCACGCGGAATCATCCGAATCACTGCTGAATCTACTTTGGGTTGCGGCTCAAACGCAGTCGGCGGCACGTCCATCAAGTAATCGACGTGGTACCTTGCTTGCAGCATGACCGACAAGCGGCTGTACTCCGAATCGCCCGCCGGTGCAGTGATACGTTCTACAACTTCAGCCTGTAACATAAAGATTTGTTCATCGACCCATGGCGCTGCAGCAATCAGATGAAAGAGCAACGGCGATGAAATGTTATATGGTAGGTTGCCAATGAAGGCGCAGCGCTCTTTCAATAGCTTAGCTTGCTTAGCCCAGCTAGCAAAATCAAATTGAAGGGCATCCCCTTCGTGAATAATTAGGCCGTCTAAGCGCTCTCGCTGTTTTGCTTCTTGCCATGTATGAACAATGTCACGATCGATCTCAAGAACCTCGAGCTTTTCAAGGCGCTCAAGTAAGGGTCGGGTTAAAGCACCCAATCCTGGACCAATTTCAAGAACGTGCATGCCAGGCGTAGGATTTAAAGCATTCACAATCGCAGCAATGACTCCCTGATCCATCAGGAAGTTCTGACCAAAGCGCTTACGTGCTCGATGCATCGTGCTTCAATTTCGTGAGAGCCAACTCTCTTGCGAGGCGAAGAGCAGCAAACATGCTGCGCCAATCCGCCCTACCCTGCCCAGCGATATCGAGAGCTGTGCCATGATCAACGGAGGTGCGGATGTATGAGAGACCCAGAGTAACATTCACTCCCTCCGTAAAACTTGCAAACTTAAAGGGGGCTAAACCTTGATCATGGTACATCGCTAAGACTGCATCAAATGAACTCAAGCGATCCGCATGAAATAAGGTATCGGCCGGGTACGGCCCAAAAGCCAGGATCCCTTCATGTTTAGCAGCCTCAATCACAGGAATAATCACTTCATGTTCCTCGCGACCAAGATGACCATCCTCTCCAGCGTGGGGATTTAAGCCAGTCACCGCAATGCGAGGCTTTGCTATCCCAAAGCGCGCCTGTAAATCTTGTTGCATGATTCTCAGGGTCTTTAATAACGACTCAAACTGAATAGCGCCAGCAACCTGACGAATAGGCAAATGGGTGGTGGCAAGAGCAACTCGCAAGGCGATTGCCTGGCCTTTGCCACTAAGTGCCTGAGGGATTTCGCCACATAACATCATGACGACCTGGTGCTGGTGATCGAGGTCAGCCAAAAACTCAGTATGCCCTGTAAATGGTGACTGCGGTGTATCCAAAATACTTTTTTGAACCGGAGCAGTAACCAGTGCATGATGTTGACCAACTCGACATGAATCGCTAGCCTTACGAATCAAAGAAAGTACGTACTGCGCACTAGCCGGATTAAGAACACCCGGTTGTGGTGGGTAATTTAGAGGGATATGCAAAATTTGGATTTGGGGTGGCAATGCCTCATTTGTAAATAACTGCCGATCACCAAATAAGCCAACTTCCACATCCGCATAAGCTGCTACGAAGGCCTTGGCAGCCGCTAATGAAACTTCAGGACCAACGCCAGCTGGCTCCCCAGTACTCAGTGCGAGCTTAACGGACTTGCTCATCCAGATTCAAAATCTTGACAGTCGCCGTATCGCGCAATTGGCGCAACCAGTCTTGGTAAGCTTGCTCGAACTTACGCTCTCGAATGGCGGCTCGAGCAAACTCGCGTTGCTTCTCAACCGTTAGTTGCGCATCGCGCCGCTCTAGCACTTGAATTAAATGCCAACCAAATTCGGTCTTAACCGGATCGCTCACTTCGCCGATTTGCAAACGGTTCATGGCAATCTCGAATGGAGGCACCAATTCGCCAGGACCCATCCAGCCCAATATACCGCCGTTCTGGGCTGAGCCATCTTCCGAGAATTTCTTTGCTAAAGACTCAAAATCAGCGGTCTTGGCACGAATCTGATCACGATAGCCTTGTAGGCGTCGCTCGACATCCGCATCTTGCAATCCTTGACGATGACGAATCAGGATATGTCGCGCTAGTGTTTGCGTAACAATCATATTCTGCGGGGTAAGATCCGCGGGATTGGTATTACTGGTTGCTGCGCGTGCTCCAGTGCCACTGGCGCGTCGATCCATTACTTTTAAAACATGAAAGCCGGCTGGGCTTCGCACCACCGATGGTGCTACCTGGCCAGGACCAAGATTGCGCACCACCTCAACAAAGATTTGAGGTAAACGATCTTGGGTTCGATAGCCAAGATCCTGAAACTTAATACGAGCGTTTTCTTTATTAGCTTGAGCACCCAATTGCATAAAATCAGCGTCACCACGTGCTTCCTTTAATATGGTTTCGGCGCGCTTTCTGGCCTCAGCTTGAGCGCTTGGACCAGCCCCCTCTTCGACCGGGATAAAAATTTGAGCAACCGCAATCTCTTCAGGACCCGAGCCTGCTGCGGCAGGCTCTGTCCCGCGACGCTGCATCTGCTCGACAATAAAGTTATCGATTTCAGCATCGGAGATCTTAATTTGTGAGTCAACCTCTCGCTCTCGTAAACGCGCTTTTAGAACATCCTCACGCAATAACTCACGATAGCGCTGGAAACTCATGCCTGATTTAGTGACTGTCTCCCGAAATTCATTGAAGGTCAACTTATTGCGAGTTGCAATATCTTCAATAATCTTATTGAGCTCTTTTTCATTGACAGCTAAACCGGTTTGCTCAGCTTCTTGAATTTGAATCTTCTCTAAGATCAAGTTCTCAAGAACTTGCTTACGCAGCTCATCACCCTCTGGCAGTTTTTTTCCTCCGGCTGGTGCTTGCTTTTGAATCGAAGCAATTCGATCATCAATTTCTTTACGTGTTACAACCCCGGTGTTAACAACTGCTACCACCCCATCAATATTGATGATCTTAGGCTCATTGGCAGAAAGATTATTTTGTGCGCCTAATGGCTGACTAAACAGCACGCCCAAGAATCCAAATGCCATCAAATAACGGAGCACAGTGAACTTTTGGAATGAATCACGACACAAAGTCATTATTGATAATTTTCGTAGGGTGAAGGTGGCAAAGGCTTAGCTACTGGTTGGTATCCAGGTACGTTCAGGCGCATCACATCGACTGGGTTATTTCCAACACTAGCAAAACCTCTAAATTCTAATTGAAAAAGGACTTGGGTAGTGGTGATCTGGGAGGTGTTACGGGCTTGGGAGTAAGCAAAACGAGCGGTCCAACAATCTTCGTCGTACTGCAATCCCACCAATGTGTTTAAGGTCTTTGCTGTCAAGGCATCGTATCCCCAACGGCCCAATACACGATATTTTTTAAATATTGGCCACTCACCAAATACATTGTATTGATCGGTCTGAGTCACGCCCGTATTACCAGCTATCGTCGGAGGGTTCCAGACGTTACGATACGCAAAATTAAGGCTACGTCCAGGGGTGGGTCGCCACCCTGCACCCACACTGCTTTGCACAAAGCGGTTGAGTTGGGTGTTGTACTGCCCAAACAAATCGACGTTAAAGTTCCCTAGCAAACGGATCGTACTGGCACCCAGTGTATCGGAGTATCGCGTGGGGTTTTGGATCGTGCCATTTAAACCCACTCGTTGACCTGTGAAATCTTGGCGCTGGGCCAGCGTTACTGTAGCTCGCTCTGCACCAGTATTCGTTTCTAAAACACGGCTCGTTAATCCCATGGTTAATTTATTGTTATCAGCCACGCGGTCATTACCCACAAAGGTGTTCTCACTAAATATTTGAGTAATACCAAAGCCCGCATCAGCAGTATCAAATAGTGGGGTCTGCGCCTGACTCTGGAATGGGGTGTAGACATAAAAAGCTCGAGGCTCCATGGTCACAATCATGTCGCGCCCAAAAAAGCCTTTCATTTCGGTTGCATCGCGCTCAAACGCCAAACCTGAATCCAAGCTAAAGGTTGGCAAAGCAAATCCTTGAATGGGTTGATTTAACGATTGATTAATCGAAGTCGATGGACTATTTGTGAGCACGCCAGAATATTGATTGGCTTGAAAACTAAGTTTTGGCTTTAAGTAATAGCCAGGGGTAATTTGGGGCATGGCAATGCTGCCCCGAATCACCGTTCGATCGGCCTGAGTAAATGAGCCTCCCTGGGGCATTCCGGATGCAGGCGCATACAAATTATTGGTGTTGTATGAAAAGCGAGTGAAATCCGCGCCGAATGTAATATCGGGAGTTCGATTAAATCCACCCGAGAATGATCCAGGGGTACCCAAGGCACGCTGATTACGATAATTGGCGGTAACTTGCGGAAGGATGTTGTAGGGAGAAGTAACCGGTGCCGTTGGGTCTGGCTGCAAAGTTTGAAAGGTCAGTGCTCGTGCTGTGAAATTCCAGTTTTTAATTCCGCCATAGTTAGTTCCCACCTCTTGCCGGAACTGATTCGTCACTGCGCCGCCGATGCCGTACGAGAAATCAATCGGATATAAGTTATCCGACACCTTACTGACATTCGCGTATCCATTCCACGCTCGGCCTAACATTTGTCGCTGTTGCCAGTCGTACTTCCAGCGATCGCGTCCTAAAATTTTGTCGTAGTTCAAGAACTGACCACTCAACGTTCCTGAATACTTGGGATCAATGTAACGAAAATCGCCGCCTAGTAATGTCCCGCGATGATTCATGAACCGAGGTGTAACGGTAAGATCGCGATTGGGTGCAATATTGACGTAATAAGGCTGGGCAATATCTAAACCATTATTCGAGTTATAACCAATCACAGGTGCCAACAATCCAGAGCGACGTTGATTTGAGGTAGGCAAACTAAAGTAAGGTGCATACGCAATCGGCACATCAAAAAAACGCATCACGCCATTGCGGCCCGTCATTTGTTTTTGTTCTTGATCAACCTCAATCTGACTAGCTGTGAAATACCAATCTAAATTGTCTGGACTGCAGGTGGTATAGGTGGCTTTATCGAAGAGAAAGACGTCGGCCGACTCAATCGTTAACTTATTCGCTTGACCACGCCCGCGCACCTCCCGAAGCTCATACTTCGGTTTATCCATCTCGCCTTCGCGTGCATCGACCTTAAAGCGTGCGCGTGGTCCCGAGAACTGAGTATTTCCTTTAATAAGTTCAACATTACCAATTAAATTTGCAATATCAGTATCGGGGTCATAATTAATTTCATCAGCCTTAATGACGGTGTCGTTCCGACGAATTTGAGCACGTCCCTTCAAGTTCATTTGACGATCAACCACACCATCAATTTCATCGCTAAAGGAGAAGGTCAAGGCCTCACTATCTGGAATCGGTTTGCCAACCCGTAACTGATCATCTAACTTTAAAACCGTTACCTCAGCCCGGCTAGGAACTAAAGTTGTGGTTGGGAGGGATCCAACTGGCAGTGGTCGAGGCGACTCACCAATCGGAATAGGGGCTTGCTTTTGTAACTCTTGTTGAGTCTGGTTTTGTTGTGGCGATGGCAGTAATGGTGAAATGGTATTAACAACTGGGCCCAAGTTTTGGGCCATCAGCGGCATGGCTAGCATTAAAGGGGTGAGCATTAACCCCCGGCCCAGGATCGCGTACGGGGTCTTTAAAGATGCGAGATAGGCGCTGATGCCGGCGCGAAGGCGATAATGACTCATGGATCCTGACAGCCTTATTATACGAATCGATCATGCCTGACAATCGCTTAATTCAACTGAATCAATGGCTTGATAGCCAAGTAGGCCGCTGGGGGCTAGAGACTGCCAGCTTGGCCCCTGCTTCCTCAGATGCGAGCTTTCGGCGCTACTTCCGAATTGCCAGCTCTCACCCCCAATATCCCAGCCTGATTGTGATGGATGCCCCACCCGATAAAGAGGCCGTTTTACCCTTTATTCAGGTCGCCAATCTTTTGAAAGATGCAGGTCTTCATGTACCACTCATTCTTGAAGAAAGCCAGGAAAAAGGATTCCTACTCCTCAGTGATTTAGGAAGCAAGACCTATCTGAGCGCCTTATCACCTAGTAATGCAAAAGCGCTTTACCGAGATGCCAGCCAAGCCTTGGTAAAAATGCAGCTTGCGAGTCGTGAGGGTGTTTTACCCCCCTATGATGATGCAACCCTGCAGCGCGAACTCGATCTATTTGATGCGTGGTATTTAAAGCGCCATCATCAATATGCTTTGAGTAATGATGAGAAAAATCAACTTCACGCGATCTTTCAGTTGATTAAAGAAAATAATCTTGCCCAATCGCAGGTATACGTCCATCGCGATTTTCATTCGCGCAATTTAATGCATTGCTCACCTAATAATCCCGGGGTTTTGGATTTTCAAGATGCCCTATATGGTCCGATTACGTATGACATCGTCTCTTTATTACGCGACGCTTATATTGAGTGGACCGAAGAAGAGGTGCTTGATTTCTTGATTGAGTATTGGGATATGGCTCGCGCCTCCGGCTTGAAAGTTCCGTCTGATTTTGCTGATTTTTATCGGGACTTTGAATGGATGGGCCTACAGCGTCACCTGAAAGTTTTGGGTATCTTTGCGCGCTTATATCATCGT
This DNA window, taken from Polynucleobacter sp. HIN5, encodes the following:
- a CDS encoding lysophospholipid acyltransferase family protein, which translates into the protein MIWLRSLLFLISLVTYTPFYAVFCLITFPFLNEHTRYRIIQFWGRSIIFFLEVFCGVRFEVLGKENIQAVIDQPVVILSKHQSAWETIAFLQIFPKDLCYVFKRELLWIPFFGWVIGLLNMIHINRSDAGGSAISVANQGKERLKAGKWMILFPEGTRTPIGSHKPYRKGGARLAGLTGATILPVAHNAGRYWPRNSFLKYPGLITVSIGPSIPSQGKSGDQLHEAVETWIEGEMRRIDPAAYQAK
- the gmhB gene encoding D-glycero-beta-D-manno-heptose 1,7-bisphosphate 7-phosphatase, which produces MTVKADKLIILDRDGVINQDRDDYVKSCDEWIPIPNSLEAIALLSQAGYILTIATNQSGIARGYYSLNELHAMHQKMMDLLKPLSGKIDSIFFCPHTDADQCDCRKPKPGLMHQIANRYLKSPENPALPLSNVPIVGDSLRDLLAGTALGATPHLVLTGKGRGVTRSELPSNTQIHEDLMSFAQSILAHS
- a CDS encoding aminoglycoside phosphotransferase family protein, whose protein sequence is MPDNRLIQLNQWLDSQVGRWGLETASLAPASSDASFRRYFRIASSHPQYPSLIVMDAPPDKEAVLPFIQVANLLKDAGLHVPLILEESQEKGFLLLSDLGSKTYLSALSPSNAKALYRDASQALVKMQLASREGVLPPYDDATLQRELDLFDAWYLKRHHQYALSNDEKNQLHAIFQLIKENNLAQSQVYVHRDFHSRNLMHCSPNNPGVLDFQDALYGPITYDIVSLLRDAYIEWTEEEVLDFLIEYWDMARASGLKVPSDFADFYRDFEWMGLQRHLKVLGIFARLYHRDGKANYLNDIPLVLKYTRAVANRYSCFKPLLRILDQVVKQSSSTVHHR
- the pdxA gene encoding 4-hydroxythreonine-4-phosphate dehydrogenase PdxA; its protein translation is MSKSVKLALSTGEPAGVGPEVSLAAAKAFVAAYADVEVGLFGDRQLFTNEALPPQIQILHIPLNYPPQPGVLNPASAQYVLSLIRKASDSCRVGQHHALVTAPVQKSILDTPQSPFTGHTEFLADLDHQHQVVMMLCGEIPQALSGKGQAIALRVALATTHLPIRQVAGAIQFESLLKTLRIMQQDLQARFGIAKPRIAVTGLNPHAGEDGHLGREEHEVIIPVIEAAKHEGILAFGPYPADTLFHADRLSSFDAVLAMYHDQGLAPFKFASFTEGVNVTLGLSYIRTSVDHGTALDIAGQGRADWRSMFAALRLARELALTKLKHDASST
- the rsmA gene encoding 16S rRNA (adenine(1518)-N(6)/adenine(1519)-N(6))-dimethyltransferase RsmA, encoding MHRARKRFGQNFLMDQGVIAAIVNALNPTPGMHVLEIGPGLGALTRPLLERLEKLEVLEIDRDIVHTWQEAKQRERLDGLIIHEGDALQFDFASWAKQAKLLKERCAFIGNLPYNISSPLLFHLIAAAPWVDEQIFMLQAEVVERITAPAGDSEYSRLSVMLQARYHVDYLMDVPPTAFEPQPKVDSAVIRMIPRADFSLTPAQWDALSQIVALAFSQRRKMLRSNLQSVSEQLNLTDTELKARAQDISVERYVQWALMLSEK
- a CDS encoding LPS-assembly protein LptD — protein: MSHYRLRAGISAYLASLKTPYAILGRGLMLTPLMLAMPLMAQNLGPVVNTISPLLPSPQQNQTQQELQKQAPIPIGESPRPLPVGSLPTTTLVPSRAEVTVLKLDDQLRVGKPIPDSEALTFSFSDEIDGVVDRQMNLKGRAQIRRNDTVIKADEINYDPDTDIANLIGNVELIKGNTQFSGPRARFKVDAREGEMDKPKYELREVRGRGQANKLTIESADVFLFDKATYTTCSPDNLDWYFTASQIEVDQEQKQMTGRNGVMRFFDVPIAYAPYFSLPTSNQRRSGLLAPVIGYNSNNGLDIAQPYYVNIAPNRDLTVTPRFMNHRGTLLGGDFRYIDPKYSGTLSGQFLNYDKILGRDRWKYDWQQRQMLGRAWNGYANVSKVSDNLYPIDFSYGIGGAVTNQFRQEVGTNYGGIKNWNFTARALTFQTLQPDPTAPVTSPYNILPQVTANYRNQRALGTPGSFSGGFNRTPDITFGADFTRFSYNTNNLYAPASGMPQGGSFTQADRTVIRGSIAMPQITPGYYLKPKLSFQANQYSGVLTNSPSTSINQSLNQPIQGFALPTFSLDSGLAFERDATEMKGFFGRDMIVTMEPRAFYVYTPFQSQAQTPLFDTADAGFGITQIFSENTFVGNDRVADNNKLTMGLTSRVLETNTGAERATVTLAQRQDFTGQRVGLNGTIQNPTRYSDTLGASTIRLLGNFNVDLFGQYNTQLNRFVQSSVGAGWRPTPGRSLNFAYRNVWNPPTIAGNTGVTQTDQYNVFGEWPIFKKYRVLGRWGYDALTAKTLNTLVGLQYDEDCWTARFAYSQARNTSQITTTQVLFQLEFRGFASVGNNPVDVMRLNVPGYQPVAKPLPPSPYENYQ
- a CDS encoding peptidylprolyl isomerase; the encoded protein is MLRYLMAFGFLGVLFSQPLGAQNNLSANEPKIINIDGVVAVVNTGVVTRKEIDDRIASIQKQAPAGGKKLPEGDELRKQVLENLILEKIQIQEAEQTGLAVNEKELNKIIEDIATRNKLTFNEFRETVTKSGMSFQRYRELLREDVLKARLREREVDSQIKISDAEIDNFIVEQMQRRGTEPAAAGSGPEEIAVAQIFIPVEEGAGPSAQAEARKRAETILKEARGDADFMQLGAQANKENARIKFQDLGYRTQDRLPQIFVEVVRNLGPGQVAPSVVRSPAGFHVLKVMDRRASGTGARAATSNTNPADLTPQNMIVTQTLARHILIRHRQGLQDADVERRLQGYRDQIRAKTADFESLAKKFSEDGSAQNGGILGWMGPGELVPPFEIAMNRLQIGEVSDPVKTEFGWHLIQVLERRDAQLTVEKQREFARAAIRERKFEQAYQDWLRQLRDTATVKILNLDEQVR